A single Methanolobus sp. ZRKC5 DNA region contains:
- a CDS encoding Glu/Leu/Phe/Val dehydrogenase, with amino-acid sequence MIPNNIERIHFDSMNTCNLCMMELENVYDNLILSPEEIDLLDMPKRSFTVHFPVHMDSGDTKMFVGHRVQYNDARGPTKGGIRYHPELNLENLKNLAFLMAIKCALVNIPFGGAKGGIVVNTKEISRDEMERITRAYIREISDIIGPFKDIPAPDAYTDEKVMVWILDEFERIKGKHVPSIVTGKPIELGGSEVRNISTALGGVYVLEEALKTTDLDKATLGVAIQGFGNVGRNAAEILYERGYRICAISDSNGGIANKDGLDIPKVIEHKYQTGTVLDFPNSKNISNEELLTSDCDILIPAALSKQIDGKNVRDIKAKIIMELANAPTTLEASKMLIDQGVLVIPDILANAGGVVVSYFEWIQNLNQDYWEEERVLKKLNQTMIDAFANVHMICIDEKCTMRRAALQFAIRSILHAERLRGNL; translated from the coding sequence TTGATACCTAATAATATCGAAAGGATTCATTTTGACAGCATGAATACATGCAACCTGTGCATGATGGAACTGGAAAATGTGTATGATAATCTAATCCTTTCACCTGAAGAAATTGACCTGCTCGACATGCCAAAACGTTCCTTTACGGTTCATTTCCCAGTCCACATGGATTCAGGAGATACAAAAATGTTCGTTGGACACAGAGTTCAGTATAACGATGCACGGGGACCGACAAAAGGAGGTATCAGATATCACCCCGAACTTAACCTTGAAAACCTCAAGAACCTTGCATTCTTGATGGCAATAAAATGTGCCCTGGTAAACATACCTTTTGGAGGAGCAAAAGGTGGAATTGTTGTCAATACGAAGGAAATCAGCAGGGACGAAATGGAAAGGATAACAAGAGCTTATATTCGTGAAATATCGGACATAATCGGACCATTCAAGGACATACCTGCACCCGACGCGTACACTGATGAAAAGGTCATGGTCTGGATACTTGACGAATTCGAAAGGATCAAAGGAAAGCATGTCCCTTCGATAGTTACAGGCAAACCAATTGAACTGGGGGGCAGTGAAGTAAGAAATATTTCTACAGCCCTCGGCGGGGTTTATGTACTTGAGGAAGCCCTGAAAACAACAGATCTGGACAAAGCCACCCTTGGTGTTGCGATCCAGGGATTTGGAAACGTAGGGAGGAATGCCGCTGAGATCCTTTATGAAAGAGGATACAGGATATGTGCTATTAGTGATTCCAACGGCGGAATAGCCAACAAAGATGGCCTTGATATTCCTAAAGTAATAGAGCATAAATACCAGACAGGAACCGTGCTCGATTTCCCAAATAGTAAAAACATAAGCAACGAGGAATTGTTGACATCAGACTGTGATATCCTTATACCTGCTGCTCTTTCAAAGCAGATCGATGGGAAAAATGTCAGGGACATCAAGGCAAAGATAATCATGGAACTGGCAAATGCACCTACAACACTTGAGGCCAGCAAGATGTTGATCGATCAAGGAGTATTGGTCATACCTGACATACTGGCAAATGCAGGTGGTGTAGTGGTAAGTTACTTCGAATGGATACAGAACCTCAATCAAGACTACTGGGAAGAAGAAAGGGTTCTGAAGAAACTCAACCAGACAATGATAGATGCCTTTGCAAATGTCCACATGATCTGCATTGATGAAAAATGCACCATGAGACGTGCAGCACTGCAATTTGCAATAAGGAGTATCCTGCATGCAGAGAGATTAAGGGGCAATCTTTGA
- a CDS encoding methanogenesis marker 9 domain-containing protein, with translation MSDNIFDIKVGNFSFRNPIALAPMGGITNSSFANEKAKDAGLVIIGGYNLDAATQKAASEMLARGRDDFVSDEPLKLIENEIKAVAEGPIVGVNVRSATIEPLIEAAKIVKEAGAILELDAHCRQKEITDIGIGQALLSDLTKLCEWIGKIKETGVVLSVKVRANVVDDIELVKQIEAAGADILHLDAMQEGAGADLKLIKNVRDSTRIFLICNNSVTNIDAAKNMFTRGAEMVSVARGVLEQPGLVSNLVNRISIQQKDMGWYNAPKHICRGEGDLRGLAFCCMPVKQCPIHNSIAKLGYSAQEFADTKMEFAKGTMLEYGDSTCFGSLAWCCKLSKPCYLRDGVLETLGLSDAEYMRLKKELADYIIENAKKPINGSKN, from the coding sequence TTGTCAGATAATATTTTTGATATTAAGGTCGGTAATTTCTCTTTCAGAAACCCAATTGCACTTGCTCCCATGGGAGGAATAACCAACAGTAGTTTTGCAAATGAAAAAGCAAAGGATGCAGGTCTTGTAATAATTGGAGGATACAACCTTGACGCTGCAACACAGAAGGCAGCATCTGAAATGCTTGCAAGAGGCAGAGACGATTTTGTATCGGACGAGCCTTTAAAGCTCATTGAAAATGAGATCAAAGCAGTAGCTGAAGGACCTATTGTAGGCGTCAATGTAAGAAGTGCAACGATAGAACCTCTGATTGAAGCTGCCAAAATTGTAAAGGAAGCAGGTGCCATTTTGGAACTGGATGCTCATTGCAGGCAAAAGGAGATAACAGATATCGGTATTGGACAGGCACTTCTCAGTGACCTTACAAAACTTTGTGAATGGATTGGCAAAATCAAGGAAACCGGTGTTGTACTTTCTGTCAAGGTACGTGCAAATGTAGTTGATGACATTGAGCTGGTAAAGCAAATAGAAGCTGCAGGAGCTGATATACTTCATCTTGATGCAATGCAGGAAGGTGCCGGAGCTGACCTCAAACTTATAAAGAACGTACGCGATTCCACAAGAATATTCCTTATATGTAACAACTCCGTAACTAACATAGATGCTGCAAAAAATATGTTCACAAGAGGAGCAGAGATGGTTTCCGTTGCACGGGGAGTTCTTGAGCAACCAGGGCTTGTAAGTAACCTTGTCAACAGAATATCGATCCAGCAGAAAGATATGGGTTGGTACAATGCACCAAAGCATATTTGCAGAGGAGAAGGAGACCTGAGAGGACTGGCATTTTGTTGTATGCCTGTTAAACAATGTCCCATACATAATAGCATCGCAAAACTTGGTTACTCTGCGCAGGAATTTGCAGACACTAAAATGGAATTTGCTAAAGGTACTATGTTAGAATATGGAGATAGCACTTGTTTTGGAAGCCTTGCATGGTGCTGTAAGTTATCAAAACCCTGTTATCTCAGAGATGGGGTACTGGAAACATTAGGACTTTCAGATGCAGAATATATGCGCCTGAAAAAAGAGCTAGCAGATT